TTCGTTACCCTCTTCATCTCCGAAGGGTGAAATGTCCTCGGGAACAACATGGACCAACAGAAGGAAAGACGGCTTGTGGGGATATTTCTTTATCTTCCCGCAATTATTGGGTTTAATCTGTTTTGCCCTGATTCCGTTAGTTTCTGCCTTTGCCATCAGTATGATGAACTGGGACGGCATGGGAACGAAAGAGTTTGTCGGATTTGCCAATTTTGCTTCCCAGCTGAAGGATGAAGAATTTCGGATCGCTGTCGTCAACACGATCTACTATACGATTCTATCAGTACCGACAGGGATTGTTCTCGCGATGCTTGTTGCGGTTGGACTGAACAAGGTGAAGGGCAAGGTCTTTTATAGACTGATTTACTTTATGCCTAATATTACGATGTCCGTTGCGGTTGCTGTTGTTTTTATGTGGCTGTTCAATGCGGATTTTGGCCTGATCAATCTGTACTTACAGGAGTGGTTCGGCATACAGGGACCGCAGTGGCTGACTGATAGCAGATTTGTTATGCCTTCTATCGCTCTGCTAAGTATCTGGATGGGGCTTGGAGGAAATATGGTCCTCTTTCTGGCGGGTCTTCAAGGAATTTCGCCCACATACTATGAAGCCGCGCAGATCGACGGGGCAAGTAAATGGCAGCAGCTCAAGTACATTACGATACCACTGTTGTCGCCAACCACCTTTTTCGTAACCATTATGTCCGTTATCGGCTCATTTCAGGTCTTTGACCAGTCCTTTGTCATGACATCGGGCGGACCAGCAAAAGCCAGTTATACGATGGTTTATCATATTTATGAAATGGCATTTGTTGATTTTACTTTTGGAAAAAGCACGGCAGCGGCCGTCATTCTATTCATCGTCATCCTTACCCTTACATTGTTCCAAATGAAAATGTCGAAGCGTTGGGTGCATTATGAGGATTAGAAGGCCCATCTTATGAGAGGAGGAACCACGAATGCCGCTTAAAGGCTTCAGGATCAGTACGCTGCTGCTTCATTTTGTGTTAATCATCGGCGCCTGTATCATGGCTTTGCCTTTTGTCTGGATGCTGCTCAGCTCCTTGAAGGACTTGTCCCAAGTGTTTGTCGTTCCGCCGAAATGGATTCCTGATCCGTTTGTATGGACCAACTTCAGGGATTCTCTCACTGCGCTGCCCTTTGGCAGAGCTTATCTCAATAGTCTTTACATTAACGTCATTGTTGTCCTATGCCAGCTTATTACTTGTTCTATGGCAGCATATGCCTTTGCAAAAATCAAATTTCCGCTGCGGGAGCCTCTGTTCGTCATGTTTCTCGCAACTATGATGGTTCCTGGACAGGTGACCATTATTCCACTGTATTTGATGTTTAAAAATATCGGCTGGCTGGATTCCCATCTCGCCATCATCATCCCATCTGCGCTGTTGAACGCGTTTGGCGTTTTTCTACTGAGACAGTTCTTTCGCGGAATACCAAAGGACATGGAGGAGGCATCGATAGTGGATGGCGCAGGGAGGCTGACCATCTATGCTAAAATTATGCTGCCGCTGATTAAACCGGCATTGTCTGCCTTAGGTATTTTTACTTTTCTCGGCATGTGGAACAACTTCTTTAATCCTCTTATCTTTCTAAACAGTCCAGAGAAGTTTACCGTGCCGATGATGTTGAATTTATATCGAGGGATGTATTCAACGGACTGGACGCTAATGATGGCAG
This sequence is a window from Paenibacillus urinalis. Protein-coding genes within it:
- a CDS encoding carbohydrate ABC transporter permease, whose amino-acid sequence is MSSGTTWTNRRKDGLWGYFFIFPQLLGLICFALIPLVSAFAISMMNWDGMGTKEFVGFANFASQLKDEEFRIAVVNTIYYTILSVPTGIVLAMLVAVGLNKVKGKVFYRLIYFMPNITMSVAVAVVFMWLFNADFGLINLYLQEWFGIQGPQWLTDSRFVMPSIALLSIWMGLGGNMVLFLAGLQGISPTYYEAAQIDGASKWQQLKYITIPLLSPTTFFVTIMSVIGSFQVFDQSFVMTSGGPAKASYTMVYHIYEMAFVDFTFGKSTAAAVILFIVILTLTLFQMKMSKRWVHYED
- a CDS encoding carbohydrate ABC transporter permease — encoded protein: MPLKGFRISTLLLHFVLIIGACIMALPFVWMLLSSLKDLSQVFVVPPKWIPDPFVWTNFRDSLTALPFGRAYLNSLYINVIVVLCQLITCSMAAYAFAKIKFPLREPLFVMFLATMMVPGQVTIIPLYLMFKNIGWLDSHLAIIIPSALLNAFGVFLLRQFFRGIPKDMEEASIVDGAGRLTIYAKIMLPLIKPALSALGIFTFLGMWNNFFNPLIFLNSPEKFTVPMMLNLYRGMYSTDWTLMMAGASIALIPVLIVYVIGQRYIIEGVTLSGIKG